The Horticoccus luteus DNA window CGAAATCAAGCACCTGCACGTCGCCATCGGTGAAAAGGAAATCGTCAAAGATTTCTCGCTCACGCTCCAAAGCGGCGAAGTCCACGCCATCATGGGGCCCAACGGCACCGGCAAATCCACGCTCTCCAAAGCGATCGCCGGCCATCCCAGTTATCGCATCACGCAAGGCGATGTCCTCCTCGACGGTCACTCGATCCTCGCCATGGAGCCCGACGAACGCGCCCGCGCGGGGATCTTCCTGGCGTTTCAATATCCCAGCGAAATCCCCGGCGTCTCCATCGCCAACTTCCTCCGCGCCGCCCAGCAGGCGCGCCTCGGCGAAGGGGAAGAGCTCGACGCCACCGCTTACTACAAGCGCCTCTATTCCAAGATGGATCTTTTGAAGATCGACCGGAAGTTCACCTCGCGCTCCGTCAACGAGGGCTTCTCCGGCGGCGAGAAAAAGCGGTGCGAAATCCTGCAGATGGCGATGCTCGAACCCAAATTCGCGCTCATGGATGAAACCGACTCCGGCCTCGATATCGATGCGCTGCGCATCGTCGCCGAGGGCGTCAACCACATGCGCGGCCCCAACCTCGGCGTGCTGCTCATCACCCATTATCAACGCCTCCTTGATTACATCGTACCCGACTACGTCCATGTCATGTGGGATGGCCGCATCGTGAAGAGCGGCGACAAATCCCTCGCCCTCGAACTCGAGGCCAAGGGCTACGACTGGGTCAAAAAAGAACTCGCCACCGCCTGATGTCTCCCGCGCGCAACGGCACCGGGCCCCGCCCCAACGTGCCCGCTTCGCGCCCCTTCGCCCTCCTTTGCGTCTCCGCGCCTAACTCAACGCTCCTCTCGCCATGAAACCGCCGACCGAAACCGATCTCGCGCCCGTCGCTCCCGACGAAACCTTCGCCAATCCCGTCGCCGGCATTGACCAGTCCGCCGGTAATTTTTCCTACAAGGTCGACTACGAATTCGATGCCGGTTCCGGCCTCACGGAGAACACCGTGCGCTACATCAGCGCCGTCAAAAAGGAGGCGCCGTGGATTCTTGAATTCCGCCTCAATGCGCTGAAAACATTTTTCGCGAAGCCCATGCCCACGCACTGGGCCACGCGCGATCTCGACAACGTCAACTTCGACAAAATCCGCTACTACCTCTCGCAGGGCCAGAAACCCAAGCGCACGTGGGACGAGGTGCCGGACGATATCAAGAAGACCTTCGAACGACTCGGCGTGCCCGAGCAGGAGCGCAAATTCCTCGCCGGCGTCGAGGCGCAGTTCGATTCCGAAGCCGCCTACTCCAACATCAAGGACACCGTCGCCAAACAGGGCGTCATCTTCCTCAACTCCACCGCCGCGCTCCGCGAGCACCCGGAGATTTTCCGCAAGTTTTTCGGCAAGGTCATCCCGACCGGCGACAACAAGTTCTCCGCGCTCAACAGCGCCGTGTTCTCCGGCGGCTCGTTCATCTACGTGCCGCCCGGCGTGAAAGTCTCCCATCCGCTCCAGGCCTACTTCCGCATCAACGCGGAGAATTTCGGCCAGTTCGAGCGCACGCTCATCATCGCCGACGAAGGCTCCGAGCTGACCTACATGGAAGGCTGCACCGCGCCGAAATTCTCCACCTCCACGCTCCACAGCGCGGTCGTCGAACTCGTCGCGCTCAAAGGCGCCAAAATCCAATACATCACCGTCCAGAACTGGGCGCCCAACGTCTTCAACCTCGTCACCAAGCGCGGCGTCGCGCACGAGGAAGCCGAGATCAAGTGGATCGACTGCAACATCGGCAGCCGCCTCACGATGAAATACCCCGGCGTCGTCCTCAAGGGCCGCAAAGCCCGCGGCGAGGTCATCTCTATCGCGCTCGCCAACGACGGCCAGCACCAGGACACCGGCGCGAAGATGATTCACGCCGCCGACGAAACCACGTCCACCATCGTCTCGAAATCCATTTCCGTCGGCCAAGGTCGTTCCACCTACCGCGGTCAGGTGCACATCCCGAAGCATCTCAAGGGTTGCAAAAACAACACCGAGTGCGACGCGCTGCTCATCAACACCAACAGCCGCACCGACACCTATCCGGCCATCACCGTCCGCGGCGACCGCCACGCCGTGCAACACGAAGCGAGCGTGTCGAAAGTCAGCGAAGAAATGATCTTCTACATGCAGCAGCGCGGTCTCACCGAAGCGCAGGCCATGAGCCTCGCCGTCAACGGCTTTATCAACGACCTCGCCCGCCAGTTTCCGATGGAATATTCCGTCGAATTGAAACGCCTCATCGACCTCGAAATGGAAGGCTCCGTCGGCTGATTCCCGCCCGCGGTGAGTCAACGGACGAGCGCTCCGCCTCGGCCCGCATTCCGCCCGCGCCACCTAGCATTTGTCACTCTTTCGCATGCCTGCATCGACTCTTCCTCTTACAGCCGCCACCGGCGCTTTCACCGCCGAAGCGTTTGCCGCCCACCTCGCGTCCCAAACCACCGCGCCCGCGTGGTGGCTCGAGCGCAAACGCGCCGCGTTCGCCCGCTTCGCCGAACTGCCCATGCCCGCGCGCGGCGACGAATCGTGGCGCTTCAGCAGCGTCGGCCAGCTTTCCCTCGAAGGCGCCGCCGTCGTTCCCCCCGCCGCGCCGGGTTGCGATGTCCCGCTCGATTTCGGCCCCAGCGCCGCGCACCTCTGCTTCTCCAACAATCAACTCGCCCACCGCCGCCATCCGGCCGACGCGCTCGCCGCGCAGGGCGTGATCGTCACCACGATCGCCGACGCGCTCGTCACGCACCCCGAGCTCTTGCGCCGCCACTTCATGGCGCAGCCGCAAAAACTCGGCTCGGAAAAATTCACCGCCCTGCATGTCGCGTTCCTGCGCGACGGCGCGTTCGTTTACGTGCCGCGCGGCGTCGAAATCGCCGACCCGATTCTCATCACCCACGTGATGGCCGGCTCCGGCACCGCTGTGTTTCCGCACACCCTGGTCGTCGCGGAAGAAAACGCCAAAGTCACCGTCGTCGATTACTTCGTTTCCACCGATCGCGACTCCGGCGCCCACCAGCTCGCCGTCGGCGCCAACGACCTCTACGCCGCCCACGGCGCCCAGCTCAATTACGTCGCCGTGCAGGACTGGTCGCGCGACACGCTCTCGTTTCAGTTCAACTCCACCGTCACGCGCCGCGACGCACGCAACCTCTCGCTCAACGTCCACCTCGGCGGCCGGCAGGCGCGGCATGAGAGCCACAGCCAGTTGCAGGCTCCCGGTGCCCACAGCGAAATGCTCGCCCTCACGGTCGCGCGCGGCTCCCAGGAGTTCGACCAGCGCACGCTCCAGATGCACCAGGCGCCCAACACCTCGTCCAATCTCCTCTATAAAAACGCGCTCCTCGACAGCTCGCGCACCATCTTCTCCGGCCTGATCGTCGTCGATCCCGACGCGCAGAAGACGGACGCCTATCAGAGCAATCGCAACTTGATGCTGAGCGACGACGCCGAGGCCAACTCCCTGCCCGGCCTCGAAATTCAAGCCAACGATGTCCGCTGCACCCACGGCGCCACCACCGCGCGCATCGATCCGGAGCAGGGCTTTTACCTGCAAGCCCGCGGCATCGATCCCCGCCAGGCCCACGAACTCCTCGTCTTCGGCTTCTTCGAAGAGGTGTTGAACAAGCTCGATAACGACGCGCTTCACGCCGCCCTCTCGGCCCTCATCCAAAAACGCTTCCACGAGTAATTCCGCGCGATGAACAAAGAACGCACGCTCTCCCGCGACGTCACCGGCACCCAGATCCCTTCGGGCGAAAAGCAATCGCTGCCCGCCGGCACGCGCATCTTCATCCATCAGACCCTCGGCGGCAGCTACACCGTCCAGACCGACTTCGGCCTCTTCCGCATCGACGGCAAGGACGGCGATGCGCTCGGCGAACAGGTGATCGATAACACCGTCAAAGCCGCCACCCTCTCCGATGGTGCGCCCGACCCCGAAGCCATCTGGGGGCAGTTGCGCCAGGTCTTCGATCCCGAGATTCCCGTTAACATCGTCGACCTCGGACTCATTTACTCAATGGACGTCGAGAAGACGTCCGACACCGGCTACAAAGTCAGCGTCGCCATGACGCTCACCGCGCCCGGCTGCGGCATGGGTCCGGCGATCGCCGAGGATGCCAAATCGAAAATCCTCCTCGTGCCCGGCGTCGGCGATGCCGAAGTGCGCATCACCTGGGATCCCGCGTGGAACCAGTCGATGATTTCCGAAGAAGGTAAAATGAAGCTCGGCCTGATCTAAGCCTGCCGGCACGGGGCGTCGCACCCGTGTCCACCCGCGGGCGCGCACGTCGCCGCGAACGAACTTTTTGTGGCGCGGGTCGCGCCAACCGTGTTGTCATCTTCCCCGGCCCCGGCCTCGGGACCGACGCCACTCTCGCCCGCCCGTGAATTCGTTTCTTCTCCACGCGCTCATCTACCTGCTCGCCGCGGTCATCGCCGTGCCGATCGCCAAACGTTTCGGCTTCGGCTCGGTTCTCGGCTACCTCCTCGCCGGCGTGCTCATCGGCCCGCACGCGCTGAATCTCGTCGGTGAACAAACGGGCGATGTCATGCACTTCGCCGAATTCGGCGTCGTGATGATGTTGTTTCTCGTCGGCTTGGAACTGCAGCCCAGCCGCCTCTGGGGCATGCGCCTCCAACTGCTCGGACTCGGCGGCCTGCAGGTCCTGCTGACCGCTGCGGCCCTCGCCGCCGCCGGTCTCGCGTTTGGTGTGGACGCGCGCGTGGCGCTCGCCGGCGGTTTCATCCTCGCGATGTCCTCCACGGCGATCGTGCTGCAATCGCTGCAGGAGCGCGGCCAGTTGGCGACGCCGCCCGGCCAGGCCGCCTTCGCCGTCCTCCTGTTTCAAGATCTCGCCGTCCTCCCCATTCTCGCGTTTCTGCCGCTGCTTGCGCCGCGCGCCGAACAGGTGGCCGCCGTCCCCGGCGCGCAGCCCGCCTGGCAGCAAACCTGCCTCGTCCTCCTCGCCGTGGCCGCCGTGATTCTCGGCGGCCGTTATATCGTCAACCCGTTGTTTCGCGCCATCGCCCGCACCGGCTTGCGCGAACTCTTCACCGCCGCCGCCCTGCTCCTCGTCGTCGCGACGTCTCTGCTCATGCAAAGCGTGGGGCTCTCCGCCGCGCTGGGCACGTTTCTCGCCGGCGTCGTGCTCGCCAACAGCGAATACCGCCACGAACTCGAAGCTGACATCGAACCGTTCAAGGGCCTCCTGCTCGGCCTCTTTTTCATCACCGTCGGCGCCAACATCGATCTCGGCCTGCTCCGCGTGCAGCCGCTCACGATCGCCGGTCTCGTCGCCGCGTTGCTCCTCGTAAAATTCGTGGTGCTCTTCGCCCTCGCGCGCGCGTTCCGCCTCAGCACCCCTGCCGCGTTCACGTTCGGCTTTGCCCTCGCGCAAGGCGGCGAGTTCGCCTTCGTGCTGCTCGCGTTTGCCGTCGACCATCACGCCCTCGCCTTCGCCACCGCCTCGCCGCTCGTCGCCGCCGTCGCCCTTTCCATGGCCGTCTCGCCGCTGCTGTTTTTGCTCAACGAGAAATTCGTCCAACCCCGCTTCGCCGTGGTTTCCCCGCGTCGCGCGGACGACACCATCGATGCCTCCGCCCAGGAAAACCCCGTCATCATCGCGGGCTTCGGCCGCTTCGGCCACGTCATCGGCCGCCTCCTCCGCGCGAACAACATCGGCGCCACCGTGCTCGACCTCGACGCCGGCCAGGTCGAGATCGTCCGCCGCCTCGGCATCAAAGTTTTCTATGGCGATGCGACCCGCCTCGATCTCCTGCACGCCGCCGGTGCCGCCCGCGCGCGCGCCATCGTCATCGCCATCGACGACGAGCGCAAAGCCGTGCAACTCGCCGAAACCGTCCAACACCATTTTCCCCGCCTGAAGATTTTCGCCCGCGCCGTCGGCCGCGTGCACGCCTTCGAATACCAAAAACGAGGCATCATGGGCTTCTATCGCGAGACGCTCGGCACGTCCCTCGACCTCGGCGTCGATCTCATGCAGGAACTCGGCCTCGCCCCCGCCCACGCCCGCCGCGCGGCCGCCTTGTTCAAGGAACACGACGAACGCTCCGTGCGGGAACTCGCGCGCTACTGGGACGACGCCGAAGCCTACTTCAGCCACGCCCGCGCGCACATCGCGGCCTTCGAACGCATGTTCGCGAGCGATACGCCCAGCGCGCTGGCCGTCGCCTCCGCCGAGCGGCCGCCACCGGCGCCCGGTGAACCTTCGCCCGCTCCCGGCGAACCCTCGCGCGATCCCGGCGTCGCACCCGACGTGGCGACATGAACGCGCGCTCCGCCCGCCCTCGCGCCGCGCTCATCGCGTGAACGCACGCGCCCGCCGCAGCGTCGCGCACACCGTTTCTCTCCCCCCGCACGGCCGGCCCAAAATCAACAATCGACTCGCAAAACCGCCGCACCGTCGCACGGTTTGGGCCATCCATGCATTACGACAACTTCACGCCCGTGTTCACCAACCCGCTCCACGTTCGCGCGGATGACGACGACGATGATGATGACGACGAGTCGGAGTCCAAATCCTCCCGCAAAGGAGGCGCGCCGGTCGCGATGCTCATCCAGAAAAAGTTTCTCCAGCAGCGCAAAATCTTCCTCTGGGGCGCCGTCACCGACGAGACCGCCAAGGATCTCACCGAGAAACTTCTCTATCTCGAAGGCACCGCGCCCGGCAAAGACATCACGTTTTATATCAACAGCCCCGGCGGCTCCATCACGGCCGGCATGGCCGTTTACGACACGATGAAACTCATCACGTCGCCCATCACCGTGGTCGTCACGGGCATGGCCGCGTCGATGGGCTCCATCCTCCTCTCAGGTGCCGCCAAGGGCCGCCGCTTGATTTATCCGCACGCCCGCGTGCTCATCCACCAACCGCTCATCTCCGGCCGCATGGTGGGTCCCGCGAGCGATATCAACATTCAGGCCGCGGAAATGGAAAAGCTCCGCCAAGAGCTCAATCTCATCCTCGCCGAAGCGTCCGGCCAGCCGATCGAGCGCATCAACCGCGACACCGACCGCGATTTCTATCTCAACGCCAAGGAGTCGATCGAATACGGTCTGACCGACAAGATCGTCACGAAGATCTGACGCCCCGCGCGGCACCCCGCCGCTGCGCCGGTCTCCTTCAGCCCGCCTTCACCGGCGGGCTTTTTTGCGCCTATTTCGCGTCGGCCGCCGCCGGTTCCGCGCCCGCGTCCTGCCATTTCTGCGCCAGCCTCATCTCTCCGGCGGCAGTCGCGATCGCCGCCGCCTCCCGCGCCCACACCCGTTGCGCCGCGGCTGGTCCGGCCCCCGCATCCGCGATCAGATTCCGGCAAACCTGCACCGCATCCGCTCCCGCGCCCCACGCGCTCAATTGTTTCGCCGCCTCGGCCGCCAGAGCGAGATCCTGCGTTCGCAGACGCTTGATCGCCTTGAACACCCCCAGCATCCGCACCGCCGCCGCCCGGTCATGTTTTTGGTCGAGCCGTTCCGCCAACGACAAGGCGAGCGCCAGTCCCGGATTTTTCCGCTCCGCACGCAGCCCTAATTCCAGCGCCTCGGCCTGCCGCCCCTGACGGTCCAGCGCCGCCATCTCGCGCAACGCCGCATACGGCACCAACGACGCCGGCAGATTCGCGCGGCCCTTCCAAATCTCGTCGGGCGTCCGCGCAAACGGCCGGTAAAGCGGATCGCCGATCGCCACCGCCTGCCAGCTCAACGCCGGCAACGCGTAAAACACCGCGTCGCCCCACCGCTCCCCGCGCGCCAGCGCCAGCATCAAAATGTCCGGCCGGTGCGTCCAATCCAGATACGGCTCAAACACGTTGCCCACCGTCGCCGTCACGCCGCGCGCGACGAGGGGCCCCGTCCACCCGCTGCTCGCCGACCGCAACGTCAGCGCCGAGTAACTATGGATGTGCAACGCGATCGCTCCGGGCGCGAACCGGAAGTCCGGCAGCGCAAACGGCCCGTTCAGATTCCCCGCATACCATCCGAAATAGATCGCCGGCGCATCGCAGCGCGCTGTCACCGGCATGGTCCCTCGCGCGCGGTCCACATCGGTTTCGAAACCCAATTCCGCGATCGGTGCGATCGTCGCCTCGATCCACGTGTCGCCCTCCTTGTGCGGCCCGCCGAGGTCCACGTATGCGCGGCCCACCACGCCGTGTT harbors:
- the sufC gene encoding Fe-S cluster assembly ATPase SufC, which encodes MSSLEIKHLHVAIGEKEIVKDFSLTLQSGEVHAIMGPNGTGKSTLSKAIAGHPSYRITQGDVLLDGHSILAMEPDERARAGIFLAFQYPSEIPGVSIANFLRAAQQARLGEGEELDATAYYKRLYSKMDLLKIDRKFTSRSVNEGFSGGEKKRCEILQMAMLEPKFALMDETDSGLDIDALRIVAEGVNHMRGPNLGVLLITHYQRLLDYIVPDYVHVMWDGRIVKSGDKSLALELEAKGYDWVKKELATA
- the sufB gene encoding Fe-S cluster assembly protein SufB; translation: MKPPTETDLAPVAPDETFANPVAGIDQSAGNFSYKVDYEFDAGSGLTENTVRYISAVKKEAPWILEFRLNALKTFFAKPMPTHWATRDLDNVNFDKIRYYLSQGQKPKRTWDEVPDDIKKTFERLGVPEQERKFLAGVEAQFDSEAAYSNIKDTVAKQGVIFLNSTAALREHPEIFRKFFGKVIPTGDNKFSALNSAVFSGGSFIYVPPGVKVSHPLQAYFRINAENFGQFERTLIIADEGSELTYMEGCTAPKFSTSTLHSAVVELVALKGAKIQYITVQNWAPNVFNLVTKRGVAHEEAEIKWIDCNIGSRLTMKYPGVVLKGRKARGEVISIALANDGQHQDTGAKMIHAADETTSTIVSKSISVGQGRSTYRGQVHIPKHLKGCKNNTECDALLINTNSRTDTYPAITVRGDRHAVQHEASVSKVSEEMIFYMQQRGLTEAQAMSLAVNGFINDLARQFPMEYSVELKRLIDLEMEGSVG
- the sufD gene encoding Fe-S cluster assembly protein SufD yields the protein MPASTLPLTAATGAFTAEAFAAHLASQTTAPAWWLERKRAAFARFAELPMPARGDESWRFSSVGQLSLEGAAVVPPAAPGCDVPLDFGPSAAHLCFSNNQLAHRRHPADALAAQGVIVTTIADALVTHPELLRRHFMAQPQKLGSEKFTALHVAFLRDGAFVYVPRGVEIADPILITHVMAGSGTAVFPHTLVVAEENAKVTVVDYFVSTDRDSGAHQLAVGANDLYAAHGAQLNYVAVQDWSRDTLSFQFNSTVTRRDARNLSLNVHLGGRQARHESHSQLQAPGAHSEMLALTVARGSQEFDQRTLQMHQAPNTSSNLLYKNALLDSSRTIFSGLIVVDPDAQKTDAYQSNRNLMLSDDAEANSLPGLEIQANDVRCTHGATTARIDPEQGFYLQARGIDPRQAHELLVFGFFEEVLNKLDNDALHAALSALIQKRFHE
- the sufT gene encoding putative Fe-S cluster assembly protein SufT, whose amino-acid sequence is MNKERTLSRDVTGTQIPSGEKQSLPAGTRIFIHQTLGGSYTVQTDFGLFRIDGKDGDALGEQVIDNTVKAATLSDGAPDPEAIWGQLRQVFDPEIPVNIVDLGLIYSMDVEKTSDTGYKVSVAMTLTAPGCGMGPAIAEDAKSKILLVPGVGDAEVRITWDPAWNQSMISEEGKMKLGLI
- a CDS encoding monovalent cation:proton antiporter-2 (CPA2) family protein gives rise to the protein MNSFLLHALIYLLAAVIAVPIAKRFGFGSVLGYLLAGVLIGPHALNLVGEQTGDVMHFAEFGVVMMLFLVGLELQPSRLWGMRLQLLGLGGLQVLLTAAALAAAGLAFGVDARVALAGGFILAMSSTAIVLQSLQERGQLATPPGQAAFAVLLFQDLAVLPILAFLPLLAPRAEQVAAVPGAQPAWQQTCLVLLAVAAVILGGRYIVNPLFRAIARTGLRELFTAAALLLVVATSLLMQSVGLSAALGTFLAGVVLANSEYRHELEADIEPFKGLLLGLFFITVGANIDLGLLRVQPLTIAGLVAALLLVKFVVLFALARAFRLSTPAAFTFGFALAQGGEFAFVLLAFAVDHHALAFATASPLVAAVALSMAVSPLLFLLNEKFVQPRFAVVSPRRADDTIDASAQENPVIIAGFGRFGHVIGRLLRANNIGATVLDLDAGQVEIVRRLGIKVFYGDATRLDLLHAAGAARARAIVIAIDDERKAVQLAETVQHHFPRLKIFARAVGRVHAFEYQKRGIMGFYRETLGTSLDLGVDLMQELGLAPAHARRAAALFKEHDERSVRELARYWDDAEAYFSHARAHIAAFERMFASDTPSALAVASAERPPPAPGEPSPAPGEPSRDPGVAPDVAT
- a CDS encoding ClpP family protease, which codes for MHYDNFTPVFTNPLHVRADDDDDDDDDESESKSSRKGGAPVAMLIQKKFLQQRKIFLWGAVTDETAKDLTEKLLYLEGTAPGKDITFYINSPGGSITAGMAVYDTMKLITSPITVVVTGMAASMGSILLSGAAKGRRLIYPHARVLIHQPLISGRMVGPASDINIQAAEMEKLRQELNLILAEASGQPIERINRDTDRDFYLNAKESIEYGLTDKIVTKI
- a CDS encoding TIGR03790 family protein, with protein sequence MRWIFAAIFLLGWTQRGVAESTDDAAARVVILANANDADSTRVADYYAAARGVPKANIFALPMSAAETISWPEFVRTIWQPLQDALVEKGWISGVTMDLLDSVGRKKNAVSGHRISYLVVCRGVPLRVDDDPALRATLDVGKLPGQVQTMRAAVDSELALLARVDPPAVALVPNPLFNRTRPSDFVEGQVVKVSRLEGPTLRDTLALVDHAIEAEKHGVVGRAYVDLGGPHKEGDTWIEATIAPIAELGFETDVDRARGTMPVTARCDAPAIYFGWYAGNLNGPFALPDFRFAPGAIALHIHSYSALTLRSASSGWTGPLVARGVTATVGNVFEPYLDWTHRPDILMLALARGERWGDAVFYALPALSWQAVAIGDPLYRPFARTPDEIWKGRANLPASLVPYAALREMAALDRQGRQAEALELGLRAERKNPGLALALSLAERLDQKHDRAAAVRMLGVFKAIKRLRTQDLALAAEAAKQLSAWGAGADAVQVCRNLIADAGAGPAAAQRVWAREAAAIATAAGEMRLAQKWQDAGAEPAAADAK